A window from Leptothermofonsia sichuanensis E412 encodes these proteins:
- a CDS encoding two-partner secretion domain-containing protein: MAQSWKATHRWIERVFWLSVTAATAPLLIESVVRGGDRTFAQIVPDNTLGVEQSIVTPSHTVRGLPGVLIEGGARRGTNLFQSFSDFNVGNGQRVYFASPAGVESILSRVTGRNPSSILGTLGVDGTANLFLLNPRGILFGPNARLDVAGSFVASTADRLDFGNGLSFSATNPEAPPPLTVSLRPGLQYGTNYQGDIFSAGHLAVGAGQTLTLAGQSVTVTGSLSTPGGTVQVLGDRIALSDHARINVSGSNGGNVFIGGSFQGNGPLPNAQQTTIGPNVLIQADGIGTGLEASSLQHGGNVIVWADGITRFDGTITARGGTSGDGGFVEVSGKENLIFNGWVDASAPNGRPGTLLLDPTNIEIVASGGDPGSLDDLLAIPGSNDPKGIGTSVTRINADLINQSPNPVALQASNNITFNASITITTPGFDFTATAGNSIFVNSNLSTNGGTVSLEAQNGEIVVRNAAIDTCPSDACGNSAFITLQAKTGVTVLDSALLSRSTSSVLFNDNQVRAILVVANEGSVLLDRAWISTSNVGGGNAGLIVVTARDDVEIRNSISPARLDPPGIFSRGNLGGVIIGGTSLLPSLPTPKTIRILNSRINVDNLDRNLGGSGQIDAGLVSLWAMDSITLSNGTRISSSTFRQGDAGGVLIKTNNGSVSLDGSIVFSNVEPDGNGKGGNVLVDTGSLSLTNRAELQTLIRGPEAGASGGVGDAGIVFIQATDFVSLSGGSRIFSTIEEGGTNNRFNQVAGGVFNSLLGNTNQPITGSIFIDTGSLSVSGNSALTASTLGEGNAGAVVVLAREKVSLSDRGVILSGVGERANGLGGGILIGTRNLDIDGDSGLTAQTLGNGDAGLILVAADEKISVKNNSAILSTVAERLDEDSGGIFLKSRSLQVRNNSAISVDNRGTGEAGNISISARGIWLDNRGFVLAESDSGLGGNVFLNTLALILGRNSSISTTAGIQGLGGDGGNIAIGRGNQFFTTVVRRDNSVVSVPVFDDSTLLIAGKTARDNNILAQAFSGVGGNIRINAFRLQDIGERPDLLTRNDIDTQSFLGVSGTVVVNALNIFPSFRVDPLPERYEAPRVSEGCDPRIRQETSQFVVTGRGGLPADPTEVLSPDTIATSGDQSPTMVAPTGTVSTKSPFINPARGWVRDANGNVRLVAHTPDPTDLPIPSFLWSIPGACNTR; the protein is encoded by the coding sequence ATGGCTCAAAGCTGGAAGGCGACCCACCGCTGGATAGAGCGGGTGTTTTGGCTGAGTGTAACTGCTGCAACTGCGCCGTTACTGATTGAGAGCGTGGTGAGGGGGGGCGATCGCACCTTTGCCCAGATTGTGCCTGATAATACATTAGGGGTTGAACAGTCGATAGTAACCCCCAGCCATACTGTTCGCGGGCTGCCCGGAGTTTTGATTGAAGGCGGGGCGAGGCGAGGAACCAATCTGTTTCAAAGCTTTTCAGATTTCAATGTCGGTAATGGACAGCGGGTTTACTTTGCCAGCCCAGCAGGGGTAGAAAGCATTCTGAGTCGGGTGACTGGGCGAAACCCATCCAGCATTTTAGGAACCCTGGGCGTGGATGGCACTGCCAACCTGTTTTTGCTTAACCCCAGAGGTATTTTATTTGGACCGAACGCCCGCCTGGATGTGGCTGGTTCCTTTGTTGCCAGTACCGCCGATCGCCTGGACTTTGGCAACGGGCTTTCCTTCAGCGCCACTAACCCGGAAGCCCCCCCTCCGCTCACGGTGAGTCTGCGTCCTGGGTTGCAGTATGGCACGAATTACCAGGGAGATATTTTCAGTGCGGGACATCTGGCAGTGGGTGCCGGGCAAACCCTGACTCTGGCAGGACAATCCGTTACAGTCACAGGTTCTCTGTCTACGCCAGGAGGGACGGTACAGGTTTTGGGCGATCGCATTGCCCTCTCAGACCATGCTCGCATTAATGTCTCTGGCAGCAACGGCGGCAATGTCTTTATCGGTGGCAGTTTCCAGGGAAATGGACCCCTACCCAATGCCCAGCAAACAACCATTGGTCCGAATGTGTTGATCCAGGCTGATGGAATAGGAACAGGTCTGGAGGCATCTTCCCTCCAGCATGGCGGCAACGTGATTGTCTGGGCAGATGGGATTACCCGCTTCGATGGCACCATCACTGCCAGAGGCGGAACCTCAGGCGACGGCGGCTTTGTCGAAGTCTCCGGTAAAGAGAATCTGATCTTCAATGGCTGGGTGGATGCCAGCGCCCCCAACGGTAGACCGGGTACCCTGCTGCTTGACCCAACCAATATTGAAATTGTTGCCTCTGGCGGAGATCCCGGCAGTCTGGATGACCTGTTAGCCATTCCTGGCAGCAATGATCCCAAAGGCATCGGCACCAGTGTCACCCGGATCAACGCTGACCTGATTAATCAATCCCCCAACCCCGTTGCTCTGCAAGCCAGCAATAACATCACTTTTAATGCTTCCATCACCATTACAACCCCCGGCTTTGATTTCACTGCGACGGCTGGAAACAGCATCTTTGTCAACAGCAACCTTTCCACCAATGGTGGAACCGTTTCTTTAGAAGCCCAGAATGGCGAGATTGTTGTGCGAAATGCAGCGATCGACACCTGCCCATCCGATGCCTGCGGTAACAGCGCATTCATTACATTACAGGCCAAAACTGGAGTCACGGTGCTGGATAGTGCACTTCTGAGTAGAAGCACAAGCAGTGTTTTATTCAACGATAATCAGGTGCGGGCAATTCTGGTGGTGGCAAATGAAGGCTCCGTGCTGCTTGACCGGGCCTGGATCAGTACCTCAAATGTGGGCGGCGGTAACGCCGGGCTAATTGTTGTCACCGCCCGTGATGATGTTGAAATTCGGAACAGTATATCCCCGGCGCGGCTTGACCCACCGGGGATCTTCAGTCGTGGCAATTTGGGAGGTGTGATTATTGGGGGTACCTCGCTGTTACCATCCCTGCCCACGCCCAAAACAATCCGTATCCTGAATTCCAGAATCAATGTTGATAATTTAGATCGAAACCTGGGCGGGAGTGGTCAAATCGATGCTGGCCTGGTTTCCCTCTGGGCAATGGATTCAATCACTTTAAGCAATGGAACGCGGATCAGCAGCAGCACCTTTCGGCAGGGAGACGCTGGTGGTGTTTTGATTAAGACCAATAATGGTTCCGTATCTCTTGATGGCAGCATCGTTTTCAGCAATGTGGAGCCTGACGGAAATGGTAAGGGTGGCAATGTTCTGGTTGATACGGGATCCCTGTCATTAACCAATCGTGCAGAGTTGCAAACCCTGATTCGGGGACCGGAGGCGGGCGCTTCAGGTGGTGTTGGAGATGCTGGAATTGTATTCATCCAGGCAACAGACTTTGTTTCTCTATCCGGTGGCTCTCGGATTTTCAGCACGATTGAGGAAGGCGGCACCAATAACCGGTTTAATCAGGTGGCAGGAGGGGTATTTAACTCATTACTGGGCAACACCAATCAACCGATTACGGGTTCAATTTTTATCGACACGGGTTCGCTTTCTGTGAGTGGCAACTCTGCCCTGACAGCCAGCACCCTGGGGGAGGGAAATGCGGGAGCGGTGGTTGTGCTGGCGCGGGAAAAGGTGTCCCTCAGCGATCGCGGTGTTATCCTGAGCGGCGTTGGAGAGCGGGCGAACGGCCTGGGTGGGGGGATTTTAATCGGCACTCGCAATCTTGATATTGACGGCGATTCTGGATTGACTGCCCAAACCCTTGGCAATGGGGACGCCGGGCTGATCCTGGTAGCAGCGGACGAGAAAATTTCAGTCAAAAATAACAGTGCGATTTTGAGTACCGTAGCAGAGAGACTTGACGAGGACTCCGGGGGGATTTTCCTGAAATCCCGATCGCTGCAAGTCCGTAATAATTCAGCCATCAGTGTGGATAACCGGGGTACAGGTGAAGCTGGAAATATCAGCATTTCAGCCCGTGGCATCTGGCTGGACAACCGGGGTTTTGTCCTGGCAGAAAGTGATTCTGGTTTGGGGGGAAATGTCTTTCTCAATACCCTTGCCCTGATTCTGGGACGCAATAGTAGTATCTCAACAACTGCGGGCATCCAGGGCTTAGGGGGAGATGGCGGCAATATCGCAATTGGCCGGGGCAATCAATTTTTCACTACTGTTGTGCGGCGAGATAATTCAGTGGTTTCGGTACCCGTTTTTGACGACAGTACTCTCTTGATTGCCGGGAAAACGGCAAGGGACAATAACATCCTTGCCCAGGCATTTAGTGGTGTGGGTGGCAATATTCGGATTAACGCCTTTCGTTTACAAGATATCGGTGAGCGCCCCGACTTACTAACCCGCAATGACATTGACACCCAATCGTTTTTAGGGGTTTCTGGCACGGTTGTGGTCAATGCCCTCAACATCTTTCCCTCCTTCCGGGTAGACCCCCTGCCAGAGCGATATGAAGCCCCCAGGGTATCGGAAGGTTGTGACCCGCGAATTCGGCAGGAAACCAGCCAGTTTGTCGTCACTGGTCGGGGTGGGCTACCCGCTGATCCCACCGAGGTTTTGAGTCCAGATACGATCGCCACCTCTGGGGATCAGTCCCCAACCATGGTTGCTCCCACTGGGACGGTCAGCACCAAATCCCCCTTCATCAATCCTGCCCGTGGCTGGGTGCGGGATGCTAATGGCAACGTGCGCCTGGTTGCTCATACCCCCGATCCGACAGACCTGCCCATCCCATCCTTCCTGTGGTCAATTCCGGGTGCCTGCAACACTCGTTAG
- a CDS encoding CHAT domain-containing protein has protein sequence MNRFPTFLKKLSVSSVSQSVVSLLRRHLYPILAIATLLLCLTPSPLLAKSPFLRSSLPFPLSSFPSLLSSLPSPVSLFNQGKLEYEAGEFEQAAETWQQAATEYARQGDRLNETRSRLNQAQALKSLGYYQAGLKILKDLKQIVENDPDSVEKAQILRSLGDTYYAVGDLVQARAELTKSLEVSERINSTQDIRNARFHLGLVNRIEVNQLLLQRLKIDYEEGSRQNLENVLKRLNQARQSFQQATGVDPLTTVQAKLNEINLLITALPEFNRIFGESLGDESLALADLADLPLPFLRDFLNDSTLVLRPNQVSDRTDGRIQKFTTLHWWKAEIVHLTEDLLSLLTQIPAQLDGLPPARARIDARLNYAQNLLKLRSVSLLTGEVDLRLRRLRDAIKLAQAEDSIKPTASVPHPIQPPRLLSPFLPEKTFQEFQTVTSTSLQVAASTLKQAVADAQGLKNKRAEAYALTALAELYGQQAKAGQASDPRLWVDIETLCRRSQQLAQESNSPEIIYRTQRLLGKALKERGSLPGARAAYRVAARTLQSLRGDLVAVNQDVQYDFRNSVEPIYRETIEVLLPAPGETPNQSDLEEVRQVIESLQLAELDNFLRQACIQGKKIALDQVVDQDNPNTAVIYPIILPRQRLGVIAKIPGQKELRYQAFDHEAVEATLKALWNNLNTTGESPDLERLAKVYGWLIEPFRTELEQSKVDTLVFVPDGEFRNVPMATLFDARQQKYLIQEYAIAISPGLQLFDPKLLAQTRLNVLAAGKQDFSRSPSNDPSSWRGGRSFSSLTAVKAELQAIRDRVQTQILFESEFTRESLAAGITTNPVNVVHIATHGVFGYRKEDTYIVADDGEIYVDQLSKILRSRDLSGGTSIELLVLSACETAQGNDRLALGIAGIAVQAGARSALGSLWLVNDQSTSVMMDRFYTELANAQTTNITKAKALQIAQRDLLENSEYPSEYKLPYHWAPFILVGNWL, from the coding sequence TTGAATAGATTTCCAACTTTTCTGAAAAAACTCTCTGTTTCATCGGTATCCCAATCCGTTGTCAGCCTGCTTCGTCGCCACCTTTACCCCATCCTGGCGATCGCCACTCTCCTTCTCTGCCTCACCCCTTCCCCCCTCCTCGCCAAATCCCCTTTCCTCCGCTCTTCTCTTCCCTTCCCCCTCTCTTCTTTCCCCTCTCTCCTCTCTTCTCTCCCGTCCCCCGTCTCCCTCTTCAACCAGGGCAAATTGGAATACGAAGCTGGAGAATTTGAACAGGCCGCCGAAACCTGGCAGCAGGCCGCAACGGAATATGCCCGCCAGGGCGATCGCTTGAACGAGACGCGAAGCCGCCTTAATCAGGCACAGGCATTGAAGTCATTGGGATATTACCAGGCAGGCCTGAAAATCCTAAAAGATTTGAAACAGATCGTAGAAAATGATCCAGATTCAGTGGAAAAGGCACAGATTTTGCGATCCCTGGGGGATACCTATTATGCCGTGGGTGATCTGGTGCAGGCTCGCGCAGAGCTGACCAAAAGCTTGGAAGTGTCTGAACGGATCAATTCCACCCAGGATATCAGGAACGCCCGCTTTCATCTGGGACTGGTTAACCGAATTGAGGTAAATCAACTACTGCTCCAACGCCTGAAAATCGACTATGAAGAGGGATCCAGGCAGAATCTCGAAAATGTCCTGAAGCGCCTCAACCAGGCCCGCCAAAGTTTTCAGCAGGCAACTGGAGTCGATCCCCTCACGACCGTCCAGGCAAAGCTGAACGAAATCAACCTGCTGATTACCGCCCTGCCTGAGTTCAACCGTATCTTTGGAGAGTCACTGGGTGATGAGTCCCTCGCCCTTGCAGACCTGGCAGATCTGCCTCTCCCATTTTTGAGAGATTTTCTGAACGACTCAACTCTGGTTCTACGCCCCAATCAGGTCAGCGACAGAACCGATGGCAGGATTCAGAAATTCACGACGCTGCACTGGTGGAAAGCAGAAATTGTCCACCTGACAGAAGATTTGCTATCCCTGCTGACGCAGATTCCTGCCCAACTCGATGGGTTACCTCCTGCACGGGCAAGGATTGATGCCCGCCTCAACTATGCCCAAAACTTACTCAAATTGCGCTCGGTTTCGCTGTTGACTGGAGAAGTCGATTTGCGTTTGAGGCGTCTGCGGGATGCCATCAAATTGGCGCAGGCAGAGGACTCCATAAAACCCACAGCATCGGTTCCCCATCCGATTCAGCCGCCCAGACTCCTGTCCCCGTTTCTACCTGAAAAAACCTTCCAGGAGTTTCAGACCGTTACCAGCACGTCTCTGCAAGTAGCTGCCAGTACACTCAAACAGGCCGTTGCCGATGCCCAGGGCTTAAAAAACAAACGGGCAGAAGCCTATGCTCTGACAGCCCTGGCAGAACTTTATGGGCAGCAGGCAAAAGCTGGACAGGCGTCGGACCCCAGACTCTGGGTAGATATTGAAACGCTGTGCCGGCGATCGCAACAACTGGCACAAGAAAGCAACTCCCCTGAAATCATTTACAGAACACAGCGGTTGCTGGGAAAGGCACTCAAAGAGCGGGGAAGCCTTCCTGGCGCACGGGCGGCTTACCGGGTAGCTGCCCGCACGTTGCAATCCTTACGGGGAGATCTGGTAGCGGTAAACCAGGATGTGCAATACGATTTCCGAAACAGTGTGGAGCCAATTTATCGAGAAACGATTGAGGTGTTGCTGCCTGCGCCTGGAGAAACCCCCAATCAGTCAGATCTGGAAGAAGTGCGGCAGGTGATTGAATCACTGCAACTGGCAGAACTGGACAATTTTTTGCGGCAAGCCTGTATTCAAGGGAAAAAAATTGCCCTGGATCAGGTGGTTGACCAGGATAACCCCAACACCGCCGTGATTTATCCGATTATTCTACCGCGGCAGCGATTAGGAGTGATTGCCAAAATCCCTGGACAGAAGGAGTTGCGTTACCAGGCATTTGACCATGAGGCTGTGGAAGCCACCCTCAAGGCATTGTGGAACAATCTCAATACGACTGGAGAGTCTCCGGATCTGGAACGGTTAGCGAAAGTATACGGATGGCTGATTGAGCCTTTTCGCACTGAACTGGAGCAAAGCAAGGTTGATACTCTGGTATTTGTGCCAGATGGTGAATTCCGCAATGTGCCAATGGCAACGCTGTTTGATGCCCGGCAGCAAAAATATCTGATCCAGGAATACGCGATCGCCATCAGCCCCGGTCTTCAGCTATTTGACCCGAAGCTTCTGGCTCAAACCCGGCTCAATGTACTGGCGGCTGGCAAACAAGACTTCAGCCGTTCGCCATCAAACGACCCATCGTCCTGGAGAGGTGGGAGGAGTTTTAGCAGCTTGACAGCGGTTAAGGCTGAATTGCAAGCAATTCGGGATAGAGTGCAGACACAAATTCTATTTGAATCAGAGTTTACCCGTGAATCCCTGGCAGCCGGGATTACCACAAATCCCGTTAACGTAGTTCACATCGCAACCCATGGGGTCTTTGGATATCGCAAAGAGGACACCTATATTGTTGCTGACGACGGTGAAATTTATGTGGATCAGTTAAGTAAGATTCTTCGCAGCCGGGATCTTTCCGGTGGCACATCGATTGAATTACTGGTTCTGAGTGCCTGCGAAACGGCTCAAGGAAATGATCGGTTAGCCCTGGGAATTGCTGGCATTGCAGTGCAGGCTGGTGCCCGCAGTGCTTTAGGATCTCTATGGCTGGTGAATGATCAGTCTACGTCTGTGATGATGGATAGGTTCTATACAGAACTGGCGAACGCTCAAACAACCAA
- a CDS encoding nucleotidyltransferase family protein — translation MKTKEEILQLLAQQKPWLLETYQIARLGIFGSYARGQQTETSDLDILVDYVQPPTLWKLVELKDYLSQLVALNVDLVTINGLKPRLRDQILSEVIYL, via the coding sequence ATGAAAACAAAAGAGGAAATTCTTCAGCTACTAGCTCAACAAAAGCCCTGGCTGCTGGAAACCTATCAAATTGCCAGGTTAGGCATTTTTGGTTCCTATGCCAGAGGGCAACAAACTGAAACCAGCGATTTAGATATTTTGGTAGATTATGTGCAACCTCCCACTCTATGGAAATTAGTAGAGCTAAAAGATTATTTGAGTCAGCTCGTTGCGCTCAACGTCGATCTTGTGACGATCAATGGACTGAAGCCTCGTTTGCGCGATCAGATTTTATCTGAGGTGATTTATCTGTAA
- a CDS encoding HepT-like ribonuclease domain-containing protein codes for MGRNYSEVLQDILDAIAEIESFTAGIDFQLFQANREKSLAVVKLLEIIGEAVKKIPIARRQNYPEIPWKSVAGMKDILVHEYWQVDTAVVWATIQGSLPLLKTVIMNMLEDEADEK; via the coding sequence ATGGGGCGCAATTATTCTGAGGTTCTCCAAGATATTCTGGACGCAATTGCTGAAATTGAGTCTTTTACAGCAGGTATCGATTTTCAATTATTTCAAGCAAATCGAGAAAAAAGTCTGGCTGTTGTTAAATTACTCGAAATTATTGGAGAAGCCGTCAAGAAAATACCCATTGCTAGGCGCCAAAACTATCCAGAGATTCCCTGGAAATCTGTCGCTGGCATGAAAGATATTTTGGTGCATGAATATTGGCAGGTTGACACGGCAGTTGTCTGGGCAACAATACAAGGCTCGCTGCCATTACTCAAAACCGTCATCATGAACATGTTGGAAGACGAAGCAGACGAAAAATAA
- the fraC gene encoding filament integrity protein FraC has protein sequence MLNPRSAPGSMLFNLLPLRAIAFQFMFLLMAIAIEGYVLYRLLEIKHKDSMQYSATVNLLSTFVGWLVFFAAQPFIPANLKLQVISYIFFERFHTNFWQAGIAPYLVLAALAIFIGTFLIELKGLELLEFALGKSKEKPKVEVETVIRFRGRKNRVIGIKSNDKTYALLVANAASFSGILFILFIRYFTQNQFSFL, from the coding sequence GTGTTAAACCCCAGATCTGCCCCCGGAAGCATGTTGTTTAATCTGTTGCCCCTCAGAGCGATCGCCTTTCAGTTCATGTTTTTGCTGATGGCGATCGCCATTGAAGGGTACGTCTTATATCGCTTGCTTGAGATCAAGCATAAAGACAGTATGCAGTATTCTGCCACGGTCAATCTGCTGTCTACATTTGTGGGGTGGCTGGTCTTTTTCGCCGCTCAACCGTTCATTCCTGCGAATTTAAAGCTACAAGTTATCAGCTATATCTTCTTTGAACGATTTCACACTAACTTCTGGCAGGCAGGCATTGCTCCCTATCTGGTTCTGGCAGCACTGGCTATCTTTATAGGAACATTTCTGATCGAGTTAAAGGGTTTAGAACTTCTAGAATTTGCGCTGGGTAAAAGTAAGGAGAAACCTAAAGTGGAAGTTGAAACGGTGATTAGATTTCGTGGCAGGAAGAACCGGGTAATCGGGATCAAATCTAATGATAAAACCTATGCTCTTCTGGTTGCTAATGCCGCCAGTTTTAGTGGTATTTTATTCATTTTATTTATTCGGTACTTCACTCAAAATCAGTTTTCGTTTTTATAG
- a CDS encoding ShlB/FhaC/HecB family hemolysin secretion/activation protein, which yields MSVTAPQTFPLSPARLTLGLVILWPSLIRPSSAQVLQSQQPGLNPARPAIEPPRIIQPPSIQPLPGLDPEPLPPPPLEDLRLPTPLPTPETPGIPETVKVEQFVLQGSQVFSQEEVNKATKDLIGRELTFAELLQAAEAITQLYVDRGYITTGAYLPADVTIQNGIVPIQVVEGEVAEEDIRIRFKEGTRHRLNPNYIRSRLALATRKPLNRQKLLEAIQLLQINPLIQDIRAELAAGTRPGQSVLDVEVSEGKTLNASLLLDNGRSPSVGSFRRQLQANTLNLTGIGDQLLVAFTNTNGSNAGDLSYTFPLNPRNGTLSFNFGIAASKIIEEPFDILDIRSSFRYYELSFRQPILQTPTREFALGLTLTREESKATIIDGEIPFPVPGSDFEGRTVANVLRFFQDWTRRSERSVLALRSQFSFGLPILGYTDNESAPDGQFFAWRGQAQLARILAPDTLLFLRGDIQLADRPLIPIEQFGLGGPSTVRGYRQDALLSDNGILASAEVRIPIWRIPSINGLLQVTPFIDFGTTWNRSSEPEPDPNTLASIGLGLRLQISDRLNARFDWGHRLIPIEGEKKTLQEKGLYFSLIYSFF from the coding sequence ATGTCCGTAACCGCTCCCCAAACCTTCCCCCTCTCCCCCGCCCGTCTCACTCTGGGTCTGGTCATCCTTTGGCCCAGCCTGATTCGCCCCAGCAGTGCCCAGGTACTCCAATCCCAACAACCAGGTCTGAATCCTGCCCGTCCAGCGATCGAACCCCCTCGAATTATTCAGCCCCCCTCCATTCAACCGCTCCCCGGACTCGACCCCGAACCGCTACCCCCTCCTCCCCTGGAGGATTTGCGTCTGCCCACTCCCCTTCCCACCCCTGAAACTCCCGGCATTCCAGAAACGGTCAAGGTCGAGCAGTTTGTCCTGCAAGGGAGTCAGGTCTTCAGTCAGGAAGAAGTGAATAAAGCCACGAAGGATCTGATCGGCAGGGAATTGACCTTTGCCGAGTTGCTCCAGGCAGCGGAGGCCATTACCCAACTCTACGTGGATCGAGGGTACATTACGACTGGGGCATATCTGCCCGCAGATGTCACCATTCAAAACGGAATAGTGCCGATTCAGGTGGTGGAAGGGGAAGTGGCAGAGGAGGATATCCGCATTCGGTTTAAGGAGGGAACTCGCCATCGCTTGAATCCCAACTACATTCGTAGCCGACTGGCCCTGGCAACCCGGAAACCCCTGAATCGGCAGAAACTTCTGGAAGCCATCCAGCTATTACAGATCAATCCCCTGATCCAGGACATTCGGGCAGAACTGGCAGCCGGGACTCGTCCGGGGCAGAGCGTGTTGGATGTGGAAGTAAGCGAAGGAAAAACGCTGAATGCTTCCCTGCTACTGGACAATGGTCGATCGCCCAGCGTCGGCAGTTTCCGGCGGCAACTTCAGGCAAACACACTCAACCTCACCGGGATAGGCGACCAACTGTTGGTGGCATTTACCAACACCAACGGCAGCAATGCCGGAGATCTGAGCTACACCTTTCCCCTCAATCCCCGCAATGGGACTTTGAGCTTTAATTTTGGGATCGCTGCCAGCAAAATCATTGAGGAACCCTTTGACATTCTGGATATCCGCTCCAGCTTCCGCTATTACGAATTGAGCTTCCGTCAGCCCATTCTCCAGACCCCAACCCGTGAATTTGCCCTCGGTCTCACCCTGACCCGTGAAGAAAGCAAAGCCACCATCATTGATGGCGAAATTCCCTTCCCCGTACCCGGTTCTGATTTTGAGGGACGGACCGTTGCCAATGTCCTGCGTTTCTTTCAGGACTGGACAAGACGGAGTGAACGGTCTGTGTTAGCTTTGCGATCGCAATTCAGTTTTGGGCTTCCCATCCTGGGCTACACCGACAATGAAAGTGCCCCCGATGGGCAGTTCTTCGCCTGGAGGGGACAGGCACAGTTAGCGCGAATCCTTGCTCCCGATACGCTCTTATTCCTGCGGGGTGACATTCAACTGGCAGACCGTCCCCTGATTCCGATTGAGCAGTTTGGCTTGGGTGGCCCCTCCACTGTTCGGGGTTACCGGCAGGATGCCCTCCTGTCCGACAACGGCATCTTAGCCTCCGCCGAAGTTCGCATTCCCATCTGGCGCATCCCCAGTATCAACGGACTGTTACAGGTCACCCCTTTTATTGACTTCGGTACCACCTGGAACCGTTCCAGCGAACCGGAACCTGACCCCAACACCCTTGCCTCTATTGGTCTGGGCCTGCGATTGCAAATCAGCGATCGCCTCAATGCCCGCTTTGACTGGGGACACCGCCTGATTCCAATTGAAGGTGAGAAGAAAACCTTGCAAGAAAAAGGACTGTATTTTTCGTTAATCTATAGCTTTTTTTGA
- a CDS encoding DUF5357 family protein, with translation MGSVINPFLLSQIIPGLTLSPVILWILALIPFGLLLALAITSIFAFDIAKSIVASIQNTFQQIVNILTPPKDKWDSWQVLIWISAFSWVFSMLPRNEIIHSFIATVGWLFLIPGVHWFMHEEKLKAAPDVEINVKKGLTVNNFYFAPWITGALVCIFLFGSLIQSPISVALVFWPPISAIIASLPKFIKLGPEYALPEKPEDRQQIILLMLSNLLLSCWIGLYFLTQDWLEQYPSILSSDLSRSAFVLDLSPRDKPAPRGSILLERAGETVEGQLAERSWSQVERWLLELNERKGEFQEEVFSQMTDLEENELWQLELRPVPGMEYALQLFAVWIGPTTDGMGYYLTKTCLINRKPGTRVPPGESATPPAVTGLAQVACGGVRGPFPGKPDYARIQIFPDALPLPEVTPEAVSGMEDRSNHETHPTRQ, from the coding sequence ATGGGTAGCGTCATCAATCCATTCCTCCTTTCCCAGATCATTCCCGGATTAACCCTTTCTCCAGTAATCCTCTGGATTCTGGCGCTGATACCGTTTGGGCTGCTGCTGGCACTGGCAATTACTTCAATCTTTGCGTTTGATATTGCCAAAAGCATCGTTGCTTCCATTCAAAATACCTTTCAACAAATTGTGAATATCCTGACCCCCCCTAAAGATAAGTGGGATTCGTGGCAGGTATTAATCTGGATCAGCGCTTTTTCCTGGGTGTTTTCAATGCTGCCCCGCAATGAAATTATCCACAGTTTCATTGCAACTGTAGGCTGGTTATTCCTGATTCCAGGTGTTCATTGGTTCATGCATGAAGAGAAGTTAAAGGCGGCTCCCGATGTCGAGATTAATGTTAAGAAAGGGTTGACGGTTAATAACTTTTACTTTGCTCCCTGGATCACCGGAGCGCTGGTCTGTATTTTCTTATTTGGGAGTTTAATTCAGAGTCCCATTTCGGTTGCGCTGGTGTTCTGGCCCCCCATTTCAGCCATCATTGCTTCTCTCCCCAAATTCATCAAACTGGGACCTGAATATGCCCTGCCTGAAAAGCCAGAAGATCGCCAGCAAATTATTTTGTTAATGCTGAGTAATTTGCTCCTCAGTTGTTGGATTGGGCTTTACTTTCTGACGCAAGACTGGCTGGAACAATATCCCAGTATTTTATCCAGCGACCTCAGCAGAAGCGCATTTGTCCTGGATCTCAGCCCCAGAGATAAGCCTGCTCCACGGGGGAGCATTCTTCTGGAGCGGGCGGGTGAAACGGTTGAGGGTCAACTGGCAGAGCGTTCCTGGTCACAGGTAGAGCGCTGGTTATTGGAACTTAATGAACGAAAGGGGGAATTCCAGGAGGAGGTGTTCAGTCAAATGACTGACCTGGAAGAAAATGAATTGTGGCAGTTAGAACTCCGCCCGGTACCTGGTATGGAGTATGCCCTGCAACTGTTTGCCGTCTGGATAGGACCAACAACAGATGGGATGGGATATTACCTGACCAAAACCTGTCTGATCAATCGGAAGCCGGGTACACGGGTACCACCCGGCGAAAGTGCAACTCCCCCGGCTGTCACAGGGCTGGCACAGGTTGCCTGTGGCGGAGTCAGGGGGCCATTTCCTGGTAAGCCGGACTATGCCCGCATACAAATATTCCCCGATGCCCTGCCCCTCCCGGAAGTTACTCCCGAAGCTGTATCGGGTATGGAAGACAGGTCGAATCACGAAACCCATCCAACCCGCCAGTAA